The Oleidesulfovibrio alaskensis DSM 16109 genome has a segment encoding these proteins:
- the csrA gene encoding carbon storage regulator CsrA, which yields MLILTRRPGESLYLGDTIKITVLSVQGKQIKIGLDVPGDMTVYREEVYMRVRDQNRQALETSDADLLAATQLWHAKKK from the coding sequence ATGCTTATATTGACGCGCCGTCCGGGAGAGAGCCTGTACCTGGGCGATACCATCAAGATCACTGTCCTGAGTGTGCAGGGCAAGCAGATCAAGATAGGTCTCGATGTGCCCGGAGACATGACCGTGTACCGGGAAGAGGTATACATGCGCGTTCGTGACCAGAACCGTCAGGCACTTGAAACCAGCGATGCGGACCTGCTCGCAGCGACTCAATTATGGCACGCGAAAAAGAAATAG
- the fliW gene encoding flagellar assembly protein FliW, whose translation MAREKEIEIQTRLGKQRILPSKVIYFPRGIMGFENQHEFTLLKLREDAPFLVLQSIDDARLGLLVADPYSFLSDYQIKVSDAEQKLLRLRNIRQVAVLVTVSIPPGQPDKTALNLSGPILVNHEAKLGLQVPQVEGKYPAQVYVHPQNETKVAAADARHPDDGGAENW comes from the coding sequence ATGGCACGCGAAAAAGAAATAGAAATCCAGACTCGTCTCGGAAAGCAGCGCATCCTGCCCAGCAAGGTGATCTATTTTCCGCGCGGTATCATGGGCTTTGAAAATCAGCATGAATTCACGCTGCTTAAATTGCGTGAAGACGCGCCTTTTCTTGTGCTGCAAAGCATTGATGACGCCCGCCTGGGGCTGCTGGTCGCCGACCCGTACAGTTTTCTCAGCGACTATCAGATAAAGGTGAGCGATGCAGAGCAGAAACTGCTGCGCCTGCGCAACATCAGACAGGTTGCCGTGCTGGTCACCGTATCCATTCCCCCCGGTCAGCCCGACAAGACAGCGCTCAACCTCAGCGGTCCCATTCTGGTGAACCATGAGGCAAAGCTGGGCCTGCAGGTGCCGCAGGTGGAAGGAAAGTATCCGGCGCAGGTCTATGTGCATCCGCAGAATGAAACCAAGGTGGCTGCCGCAGATGCACGTCATCCCGATGACGGCGGCGCGGAAAACTGGTGA
- a CDS encoding substrate-binding periplasmic protein has product MPHTRPMLLFFTGAILLVLFSAVPRTQAGNGTLVLGAAEMCRQEHVQLVGQLYSAIFAHVQRDVSIRPLPLKRLEKLVESGKLDGDFLRADDGTNLNGMLVKVDEPVFDIRYSLYVTDPELQDISTLQRLTRPGTRALQVGYIRGSVTGRIAAQTLAAGHTIYRLNTYAQGIDMLRAGRIDMLIGAATVLDCMLAARNDAQPAVIKTGKAVEMPGYIYLAARHADLAPRLKEAIRRMKQDGSFRALLREADRL; this is encoded by the coding sequence ATGCCTCATACCCGCCCCATGCTCCTGTTTTTTACCGGCGCCATTCTGCTGGTTCTTTTTTCCGCAGTCCCCCGGACGCAGGCAGGCAACGGCACGCTGGTTCTGGGAGCAGCGGAGATGTGCCGGCAGGAACATGTTCAGCTGGTAGGACAGTTGTACTCCGCCATCTTCGCCCATGTGCAGCGCGATGTCTCCATCAGGCCGCTGCCTCTCAAGCGCCTTGAAAAACTTGTCGAATCCGGCAAGCTGGACGGAGATTTTCTGAGGGCGGACGACGGCACCAACCTGAACGGCATGCTGGTGAAGGTGGACGAACCTGTTTTTGACATACGCTACAGCCTGTATGTCACAGACCCTGAGCTGCAGGATATCTCCACGCTGCAGAGACTGACGCGCCCCGGCACGAGAGCGCTGCAGGTAGGCTATATACGCGGTTCGGTCACAGGACGCATAGCCGCGCAGACCCTTGCCGCGGGCCACACCATTTACAGACTGAACACCTACGCGCAGGGCATAGACATGCTGCGCGCGGGCCGCATAGACATGCTTATAGGTGCAGCCACGGTGCTGGACTGTATGCTGGCGGCACGCAACGATGCACAGCCCGCCGTCATCAAAACCGGCAAAGCTGTCGAGATGCCGGGCTACATCTATCTGGCGGCCAGACACGCAGATCTGGCTCCCCGCCTGAAAGAGGCAATCCGCCGGATGAAGCAGGACGGCTCGTTCCGCGCTCTTCTGCGCGAAGCAGACCGGTTGTAG
- a CDS encoding cyclophilin-like fold protein encodes MMKNGVWFLVSLCVVMLFSVTVSFANETGEHPMQMVVHANGQDIVFALNESPASKSLLVQLPMEITVENYGNNEKIFYPPKKLNTSDTPLAGDVRSGTLAYYAPWGDVVMFYGSFHSAPGLYELGHAVQGGEYIRELSGMIMVAADVSQ; translated from the coding sequence ATGATGAAGAATGGTGTATGGTTTCTGGTGTCACTCTGTGTCGTTATGCTTTTTTCCGTAACAGTCTCTTTTGCCAATGAAACCGGAGAACATCCCATGCAGATGGTCGTACACGCAAATGGTCAGGATATCGTCTTCGCATTGAATGAGAGCCCGGCGTCCAAGTCATTGCTTGTTCAGTTACCCATGGAAATTACCGTTGAAAACTATGGGAACAATGAGAAAATTTTTTACCCCCCGAAAAAACTGAATACGTCCGACACGCCGTTGGCTGGCGATGTGCGCTCCGGCACTCTGGCTTACTACGCACCCTGGGGTGACGTGGTGATGTTCTATGGCAGCTTCCATTCCGCGCCGGGCCTGTATGAACTCGGCCACGCCGTTCAGGGCGGTGAATATATCCGGGAGTTGTCCGGCATGATTATGGTTGCTGCTGACGTTTCGCAATAA
- a CDS encoding flavodoxin family protein, which yields MSKTILCISSSPRAKGNSDLLCDAFMHGATEAGHTVEKVRLAEKNINYCTGCCSCIGGSGVCAQQDDMADILGKLIAADVIVFATPVYFRSFNGPMKTFIDRVCPVYTHVSDKDVYFIISAAGGALPVESTVQSFRTFTGCLRNIREKGTISITGVWDEDSVKGTRALQQAHAAGSKA from the coding sequence ATGAGCAAAACAATTCTTTGTATCTCGTCGAGCCCCAGAGCAAAGGGCAACTCTGACCTTCTGTGCGATGCCTTCATGCATGGAGCGACTGAAGCCGGACATACGGTGGAAAAGGTCCGCCTTGCGGAGAAGAATATCAACTACTGCACAGGGTGCTGCAGCTGTATCGGCGGCTCTGGCGTCTGTGCGCAGCAGGATGATATGGCAGACATTCTGGGCAAGCTGATCGCTGCCGATGTGATTGTTTTTGCCACGCCGGTGTATTTCCGGTCCTTCAACGGCCCCATGAAGACGTTCATCGACCGGGTGTGTCCTGTCTACACGCACGTCAGTGACAAGGACGTGTATTTTATCATCTCCGCAGCTGGCGGTGCCCTGCCGGTGGAAAGCACGGTGCAGAGTTTTAGGACGTTTACCGGGTGTCTGCGCAATATCAGGGAAAAGGGAACGATTTCCATTACTGGCGTGTGGGATGAAGATTCGGTTAAGGGAACCCGCGCGCTGCAACAGGCACATGCGGCTGGATCGAAGGCCTGA
- a CDS encoding carboxymuconolactone decarboxylase family protein — translation MNNALDARQQAIVAIAAFTASGDMGRLTPALHEGLNSGLTVNEVKEILVQMYAYTGFPRSLNGMAAFMKVVDERKAKGILDEIGRDASPIPADLDKDAYGARVRADLSGLKDVPPPAAWQEFSPVIDDFLKQHLFADIFARDVLTRQERELATVAALANMTGTAGQLSYHLGAAMNTGLTEAQMQSFVTVLAAKVGEDEAAIAGEVLEGVLAKRK, via the coding sequence ATGAACAATGCACTGGATGCGCGGCAGCAGGCCATTGTGGCCATCGCCGCCTTTACGGCTAGCGGTGACATGGGGCGCCTTACTCCTGCGCTGCATGAAGGGCTGAATTCCGGCCTGACGGTCAATGAGGTGAAGGAAATCCTCGTGCAGATGTACGCCTACACCGGATTCCCGCGGAGCCTGAACGGCATGGCTGCCTTCATGAAGGTTGTGGACGAACGCAAGGCCAAAGGGATTCTGGACGAGATAGGCAGGGACGCCAGCCCCATTCCAGCCGACCTGGACAAGGATGCCTATGGTGCCCGTGTCCGGGCGGATTTGTCCGGTCTGAAGGACGTTCCGCCTCCTGCTGCATGGCAGGAGTTTTCACCTGTTATCGATGACTTTCTCAAGCAACATCTTTTTGCCGACATCTTCGCCCGCGACGTACTGACCCGTCAGGAACGCGAGTTGGCGACAGTCGCTGCGCTTGCAAATATGACCGGCACGGCGGGGCAGCTCTCTTACCATTTGGGGGCAGCCATGAACACGGGACTGACCGAGGCGCAGATGCAGAGCTTTGTGACGGTACTCGCGGCCAAGGTGGGTGAAGACGAGGCCGCAATTGCCGGAGAGGTGCTCGAGGGCGTTCTGGCCAAACGCAAATAG
- a CDS encoding cupin domain-containing protein: MNTTFQGDGIFPKGPENKSYAQYFTGTSYLEILSAEGVVIGNVTFEPGCRNFWHIHRKGGQVLLVTGGRGWYQEEGKPAQELRAGDVVNIPPDTKHWHGAARDSWFAHLAVEVPAEGRSNEWLEPVSDEEYNALS, from the coding sequence ATGAACACCACATTTCAGGGAGATGGAATTTTTCCCAAGGGGCCGGAAAACAAATCTTATGCACAGTATTTTACCGGGACTAGCTATCTGGAAATACTGTCTGCTGAAGGCGTTGTCATCGGTAACGTCACCTTTGAACCGGGCTGCCGCAACTTCTGGCATATCCACCGCAAGGGTGGTCAGGTTCTGCTCGTGACCGGCGGCCGCGGCTGGTATCAGGAAGAAGGGAAACCCGCGCAGGAGCTGCGTGCCGGAGACGTTGTGAATATTCCGCCGGATACCAAGCACTGGCACGGTGCCGCCAGAGATAGCTGGTTTGCCCATCTCGCCGTGGAAGTGCCTGCGGAGGGGAGATCCAACGAATGGCTGGAACCTGTTTCCGACGAGGAATACAATGCGCTCAGCTAA
- a CDS encoding alpha/beta hydrolase, which translates to MTWDKTFKPSAQVLHKKVIYPNRYGILISADMYMPRTMDPNRQLPALIVGTPYGGVKEQGAGIYAQTMAERGFVAIAFDESFNGESGGNPRHISSPEIFTEDFSAGVDFLGTTPFVDREKIGVIGICGSGAFALKAAQADRRIKAVATASMYDMSRVIRYGWLDSLSDEERNTMLDELGMQRWKDFESKAPLLPAGFPDTPSDSIPQGLDPISSEFWEYYAMKRGHHPRSHGPFTVTSNMAFINFPLLDFIETISPRPILFIIGEKAHSRYFTEDAYKMAEEPKELFIVPEARHIDLYDRMDIIPFGKLDDFFKKALG; encoded by the coding sequence ATGACCTGGGACAAAACGTTCAAGCCAAGTGCACAAGTACTTCATAAAAAAGTCATCTATCCCAACAGATACGGGATTCTCATCTCTGCCGACATGTACATGCCGCGTACTATGGACCCAAACCGGCAGCTTCCAGCGCTCATTGTCGGCACACCCTACGGCGGAGTGAAGGAACAAGGCGCAGGTATCTACGCACAGACCATGGCGGAACGCGGCTTTGTAGCCATTGCGTTTGACGAATCCTTTAACGGCGAAAGCGGCGGCAACCCCAGACACATATCCTCTCCTGAAATTTTTACGGAGGACTTCAGTGCGGGCGTTGATTTTTTGGGCACAACACCTTTTGTGGACAGAGAAAAAATCGGCGTCATAGGAATCTGCGGAAGCGGAGCATTTGCCCTTAAAGCCGCACAGGCTGACCGCCGGATTAAAGCCGTCGCGACCGCCAGCATGTATGACATGAGTCGGGTAATCAGGTACGGTTGGCTTGATTCTTTGTCGGACGAAGAACGCAATACAATGCTGGATGAACTCGGAATGCAACGCTGGAAAGATTTTGAGAGCAAAGCACCGCTACTGCCGGCAGGCTTTCCGGACACCCCAAGCGATTCGATCCCGCAGGGACTGGACCCCATAAGCAGTGAGTTCTGGGAATACTACGCCATGAAGCGGGGGCATCATCCCCGTTCACACGGACCGTTTACAGTAACAAGCAACATGGCTTTCATAAACTTCCCTCTGCTGGATTTCATCGAAACAATATCGCCCCGCCCTATTCTGTTCATTATCGGCGAAAAGGCACACTCGCGTTACTTTACAGAAGACGCTTACAAAATGGCTGAAGAACCGAAAGAGCTCTTTATCGTTCCCGAAGCAAGACATATCGACCTGTACGACCGCATGGACATAATTCCTTTTGGCAAACTGGATGACTTTTTCAAAAAAGCCCTTGGGTAA
- a CDS encoding AraC family transcriptional regulator translates to MVKLLDEIAGVDGGVVESRLPGVRFFKETRHVARRPMLYNPGICIVVSGHKVAYVGGQTFRYDVDNYLVTSVAMPFECESFPSQENPLLGMFIDIDIGQLNNLISMMERQDNPSVAVSNGRQLAIGPSAMDADMKDAAVKLVKALQSEQEARILGPGLVREVYYRALCGNQAPVLYSLVRGSGSFSQVARIIHMMEGSYSEKFDIQQLADSVHMSVSAFHKAFKDITADSPLQYLKKIRLSRARDLIVQQGMKAYLAADEVGYESPSQFSREFKRYFGRSPAELMRDVRSS, encoded by the coding sequence ATGGTGAAACTGCTTGATGAGATTGCCGGTGTCGACGGCGGCGTTGTTGAGTCCAGGCTTCCAGGTGTCCGTTTTTTTAAGGAGACAAGGCATGTAGCACGCAGGCCGATGCTGTATAATCCTGGAATATGTATAGTCGTATCAGGACATAAAGTGGCGTATGTCGGCGGTCAGACTTTCAGATACGATGTGGATAACTATCTTGTGACTTCGGTCGCCATGCCGTTTGAGTGCGAATCCTTTCCCAGTCAGGAAAACCCGTTACTGGGGATGTTTATCGACATTGACATCGGGCAGCTGAATAATCTGATAAGTATGATGGAAAGGCAGGATAATCCGTCTGTGGCAGTTTCTAACGGGCGGCAGCTTGCCATTGGCCCTTCGGCTATGGACGCGGATATGAAAGACGCTGCTGTGAAGTTGGTTAAAGCACTGCAGAGTGAACAGGAAGCCAGAATACTGGGGCCGGGGCTGGTACGCGAGGTGTATTACAGAGCATTATGCGGAAATCAGGCTCCCGTGTTGTATTCTCTTGTGCGGGGAAGCGGTTCTTTTTCGCAGGTGGCCAGAATTATACACATGATGGAAGGCAGCTACTCTGAAAAATTTGATATTCAGCAGCTTGCAGATTCCGTGCATATGAGTGTTTCTGCTTTTCATAAGGCGTTCAAGGATATTACGGCAGATTCGCCGTTGCAGTATTTAAAGAAAATACGACTTTCGCGCGCCAGAGACCTTATCGTCCAGCAGGGAATGAAAGCTTATCTGGCAGCAGATGAGGTCGGATACGAAAGTCCGTCTCAGTTCAGCCGCGAATTCAAACGTTATTTCGGGCGCAGTCCCGCAGAGCTAATGCGTGATGTCCGTTCATCGTAG
- a CDS encoding DUF721 domain-containing protein has product MQDIYARDLRNSMRRFLEERGGGLAVRLIALWRQWDEVLGPDIAALAIPLGHRKNTLVIGAEDNMAQQDLTYYSQEILERVNAFVGEEHFNRVQVDLLMGKTDLARLKAPTYEVRRWQPPEPENLGGLTEILDPESPVTRCYKKYVRFFKGRE; this is encoded by the coding sequence ATGCAAGATATTTACGCCCGCGACCTGCGAAATTCCATGCGCCGCTTCCTCGAAGAACGGGGGGGAGGCCTTGCCGTGCGGCTTATCGCCCTGTGGCGCCAGTGGGACGAAGTGCTGGGCCCCGACATAGCCGCACTGGCCATTCCGCTGGGACACCGTAAAAACACGCTTGTCATCGGCGCCGAAGACAACATGGCGCAACAGGACCTTACCTACTACAGTCAGGAAATTCTTGAACGCGTGAACGCATTTGTGGGGGAAGAACACTTCAACCGCGTGCAGGTGGACCTGCTTATGGGCAAGACGGACCTTGCCAGACTGAAGGCCCCCACCTATGAAGTGCGCCGCTGGCAACCGCCTGAACCGGAAAATCTGGGCGGCCTGACAGAAATCCTTGATCCCGAATCACCGGTCACCCGCTGCTACAAAAAGTACGTCCGTTTTTTCAAAGGCAGAGAATAA
- a CDS encoding ArsR/SmtB family transcription factor, which translates to MSSALALFKALSDETRLRLINVLNRFELSVNELVAILEMGQSRVSRHLKIMTGAGLLSSRRDGLWVFYSAPAEGPGRDFINAVMPFVTKDITLHADLDMARKIIEERSRKTRQFFNSIAEDWDQLNREVIGDFDLPAAIVSHMPRCRVAVDFGCGTGTMLKAMMQKAQEVIGVDGSPRMLELARRRFEEDAGRVSLRIGDLEHLPLADGEADFAVVSMVLHHLSHPGAALREIRRVLSPGGVLVLADFDKHEDERMRTEYGDRWLGFDLPALTEKLTGAGFAVRHSELQNVERNLSIHLIVAQNNS; encoded by the coding sequence ATGTCATCCGCACTCGCACTTTTCAAGGCGTTGTCAGACGAAACCCGTCTGCGGCTCATCAATGTGCTCAACAGGTTTGAGCTCAGCGTCAATGAGCTGGTCGCCATTTTGGAAATGGGACAGTCGCGTGTTTCGCGCCATCTCAAAATAATGACCGGAGCAGGGCTGCTCAGTTCACGCCGTGACGGGTTGTGGGTTTTTTATTCCGCACCGGCGGAAGGGCCGGGGCGTGACTTTATCAATGCGGTTATGCCGTTTGTGACTAAAGATATCACGCTGCATGCAGATCTTGATATGGCCCGCAAGATAATCGAAGAACGGTCGCGCAAAACCCGGCAGTTCTTTAATTCCATTGCGGAAGACTGGGATCAGCTGAATCGCGAGGTCATAGGCGATTTTGATCTGCCTGCGGCCATTGTGTCGCATATGCCCCGCTGCAGAGTGGCGGTGGATTTCGGCTGCGGCACGGGAACCATGCTCAAGGCCATGATGCAGAAAGCGCAGGAGGTCATCGGCGTGGATGGCTCGCCCCGCATGCTTGAACTGGCGCGGCGCAGGTTCGAGGAAGATGCCGGGCGGGTTTCTCTGCGCATAGGCGACCTTGAACATCTGCCGCTGGCCGATGGTGAAGCGGATTTTGCCGTAGTAAGCATGGTGCTGCACCACCTGTCGCATCCGGGTGCCGCCCTGCGGGAGATACGGCGTGTGCTCAGTCCCGGCGGAGTGCTGGTGCTGGCCGATTTTGACAAGCACGAAGATGAACGGATGCGCACGGAATACGGCGACCGCTGGCTCGGGTTTGATCTGCCCGCGCTGACAGAAAAGTTGACCGGAGCCGGATTTGCGGTGCGCCACAGCGAGTTGCAGAACGTGGAAAGAAATCTTTCCATCCATCTGATCGTCGCACAGAACAACAGTTAA
- the ahcY gene encoding adenosylhomocysteinase, with amino-acid sequence MTDASKALPLDLSLENKVKDLSQADFGYKEMQLSEREMPGLMELIAKHGAEKPLKGLKVTGSLHMTIQTAMLIKTLYELGADIRWASCNIFSTQDHAAAAIADSGMAKVFAWKGETLEEYWWCTEMALTWPDGSGPDLIVDDGGDATMLIHKGVEAEKNPALLEKSYDNKEFQIVMNRIALSMKNDPGKWTRVAAKVRGVSEETTTGVHRLYHMEKDGSLLFPAINVNDSVTKSKFDNLYGCRESLADGIKRATDVMIAGKTVVVLGYGDVGKGCAHSMRGFGARVLVTEIDPICALQAAMEGFEVVTMDEAAPEGDIFVTATGNFKVITGEHMERMKDEAIVCNIGHFDNEIDMAYLEDSTECSCLNIKPQVDKWTLKSGRSIIVLAEGRLVNLGCATGHPSFVMSNSFTNQVLAQLELASNPDLERKVYILPKKLDEEVARLHLARLGAKLTTLTDEQAEYIGVDKTGPFKPDHYRY; translated from the coding sequence ATGACAGATGCCAGCAAAGCCCTTCCTCTGGATTTGAGCCTTGAAAACAAGGTCAAAGATCTTTCCCAGGCCGATTTCGGCTACAAGGAAATGCAGCTTTCCGAACGTGAAATGCCCGGCCTGATGGAACTGATAGCCAAGCACGGTGCCGAAAAGCCGCTCAAGGGGCTCAAGGTCACAGGCTCGCTGCATATGACCATTCAGACCGCCATGCTTATCAAAACTCTGTACGAGCTGGGCGCTGATATCCGCTGGGCTTCGTGCAACATATTCTCCACGCAGGACCATGCCGCAGCCGCCATTGCCGATTCGGGCATGGCAAAGGTTTTTGCATGGAAAGGTGAAACGCTGGAAGAATACTGGTGGTGCACCGAAATGGCGCTTACCTGGCCCGACGGGTCCGGTCCCGATCTTATCGTGGACGACGGCGGCGACGCCACCATGCTTATCCATAAAGGGGTGGAAGCAGAAAAGAATCCCGCCCTGCTGGAAAAGTCCTACGATAACAAAGAATTTCAGATTGTGATGAACCGCATTGCCCTGAGCATGAAAAACGATCCCGGCAAATGGACGCGTGTTGCCGCCAAAGTGCGCGGTGTTTCAGAAGAAACAACCACCGGCGTACACCGTCTGTACCACATGGAAAAAGACGGGTCGCTGCTGTTCCCGGCCATCAACGTCAACGACTCCGTTACCAAGTCCAAATTCGACAACCTGTACGGTTGCCGCGAATCGCTGGCAGACGGTATCAAACGCGCCACCGATGTGATGATTGCCGGAAAGACCGTTGTGGTGCTGGGCTACGGCGATGTGGGCAAAGGCTGCGCCCATTCCATGCGCGGATTCGGCGCACGGGTGCTTGTAACCGAAATCGACCCCATCTGCGCGCTGCAGGCCGCCATGGAAGGCTTTGAAGTGGTCACCATGGATGAAGCCGCTCCCGAAGGTGATATCTTTGTGACGGCCACCGGCAACTTCAAGGTAATTACCGGCGAGCACATGGAACGGATGAAAGATGAAGCCATTGTCTGCAACATCGGCCATTTTGATAACGAAATCGATATGGCTTACCTTGAAGACAGCACCGAATGCTCCTGCCTGAACATCAAACCGCAGGTGGACAAATGGACGCTGAAGTCCGGCCGTTCCATCATCGTTCTGGCAGAAGGCCGTCTGGTCAACCTCGGCTGCGCCACCGGGCACCCCAGCTTTGTCATGTCCAACAGCTTTACCAATCAGGTGCTGGCACAGCTTGAGCTGGCTTCCAACCCCGATCTGGAGCGCAAGGTCTACATCCTGCCCAAAAAGCTGGATGAAGAAGTGGCCCGTCTGCACCTTGCCCGTCTGGGGGCAAAGCTGACCACCCTGACCGACGAACAGGCAGAATACATCGGAGTGGACAAAACCGGTCCCTTCAAGCCCGACCACTACCGTTACTAA
- a CDS encoding rhodanese-like domain-containing protein, which produces MIPDFTHRKALTAGVLVFLMLASGMAFMQWYRYGHTADTGMQLVPVSATQAAGLLNEKSVIPLDVRTPAEFARGHIKGAVNADFHAPDFAGQLARLDSRAAYLLYCRSGARSARTLRTLEKLGFKGPVYHLQHGLLEWEQHKLPLTKNGTAH; this is translated from the coding sequence ATGATACCGGACTTTACGCACCGCAAGGCTCTGACTGCGGGAGTGCTTGTTTTTCTCATGCTGGCTTCCGGCATGGCCTTTATGCAGTGGTACCGCTACGGGCACACCGCGGATACAGGCATGCAGCTGGTACCGGTATCCGCCACACAGGCTGCCGGACTGCTGAATGAGAAAAGCGTCATTCCTCTTGATGTCCGCACTCCGGCAGAATTTGCCCGCGGACATATCAAGGGCGCGGTCAATGCCGACTTTCATGCACCGGACTTTGCCGGACAACTTGCCCGGCTGGATTCCCGCGCAGCGTACCTGCTGTACTGCCGGTCCGGAGCACGCAGCGCACGCACGCTGCGCACACTGGAAAAACTGGGGTTCAAAGGTCCCGTGTACCATCTGCAGCACGGTCTGCTGGAATGGGAACAGCACAAGCTGCCCCTGACAAAAAATGGGACCGCGCACTAA
- the ilvN gene encoding acetolactate synthase small subunit, giving the protein MKHTISALVQNRVGVVAEATDVFRKYNVNIKSVSCGETEDFDVSRLVITVEGQSAEVERICAELSGLDFIREVEDLARKDFVDRELALLRVSITRDTMSQVMQIFEVFRANVVGMGQETITVELTGDQEKVDGFIKMLRPHGIRSLCRTGVIALRRGDED; this is encoded by the coding sequence GTGAAGCATACCATCTCTGCACTTGTGCAAAACCGTGTCGGTGTAGTGGCAGAGGCTACGGACGTGTTCCGCAAATACAATGTGAACATCAAGTCTGTCTCCTGTGGCGAGACCGAAGACTTTGACGTGTCGCGGCTTGTGATCACAGTGGAAGGCCAGTCTGCGGAAGTCGAGCGCATCTGCGCGGAACTGTCCGGACTGGATTTTATCCGCGAGGTGGAAGATCTGGCCCGTAAAGATTTTGTTGACCGCGAACTGGCTTTGCTGCGGGTTTCCATCACGCGCGACACCATGTCACAGGTCATGCAGATTTTTGAGGTATTCCGGGCAAATGTTGTGGGTATGGGACAGGAAACCATCACTGTAGAACTGACCGGTGATCAGGAAAAGGTGGACGGTTTCATCAAGATGCTGCGGCCTCACGGCATCCGCAGCCTGTGCCGTACCGGTGTCATTGCGTTGCGTCGCGGCGATGAAGACTGA
- a CDS encoding phosphate acyltransferase, translating into MKMTSMEDLLAAAARTGTMPRVAVAASAQDVALLAALDAHARGIAEPVLVGDLEETRRIAGRAGVDISALESHHVPDRAGAVQHALALFRAGDVSMLMKGNVNTDVLLKGVLNKETGVPPAGILSHVAVFCLPGEHRLRLLTDAGVNIAPNLQRKAEIVRNALHVARSLGLERPRAAMLAATEKVMYPAMPATLDAQMVARMSAEGAFGDAVVSGPMALDLAVSPAAVARKGFEDPVAGNADVLVAPDIESGNVLYKTLTTLLDLPVAGIVAGSRIPLIVPSRGDSDRSKLYALALAAYMTRKECTG; encoded by the coding sequence ATGAAGATGACTTCCATGGAAGATCTGCTGGCCGCGGCGGCGCGGACAGGAACCATGCCGCGTGTGGCCGTGGCCGCCAGTGCGCAGGATGTTGCGTTGCTGGCCGCGCTGGATGCACATGCCCGCGGCATAGCGGAGCCTGTGCTTGTGGGCGATCTGGAAGAGACACGCCGCATAGCCGGACGGGCCGGAGTGGATATTTCTGCGCTGGAATCGCACCATGTGCCGGATAGGGCCGGAGCCGTGCAGCATGCACTGGCCTTGTTCCGCGCGGGTGACGTTTCCATGCTGATGAAGGGGAACGTCAATACGGACGTATTGCTTAAAGGCGTGCTGAATAAAGAAACGGGTGTGCCGCCTGCCGGTATTCTTTCGCATGTGGCGGTGTTTTGTCTGCCCGGCGAGCATCGTCTGCGTCTGCTGACAGATGCGGGGGTTAACATTGCGCCCAACCTGCAGCGCAAGGCGGAAATAGTGCGCAACGCGCTGCATGTGGCCCGCTCGCTGGGGCTTGAGCGACCGCGTGCGGCCATGCTGGCCGCCACGGAAAAGGTTATGTATCCGGCCATGCCTGCCACGCTGGATGCGCAGATGGTGGCCCGTATGAGTGCCGAAGGGGCATTCGGTGATGCCGTGGTTTCCGGCCCCATGGCGCTTGACCTTGCGGTATCGCCCGCGGCAGTGGCGCGCAAAGGGTTTGAAGACCCGGTGGCCGGTAATGCCGACGTGCTGGTGGCGCCGGATATCGAAAGCGGTAATGTACTGTACAAGACCCTCACCACACTGCTGGACCTGCCCGTGGCGGGCATTGTGGCCGGCAGCAGGATTCCTCTTATCGTCCCTTCCCGCGGCGACAGCGACCGCAGCAAACTGTATGCACTGGCTCTGGCAGCCTACATGACCCGCAAGGAATGCACCGGATGA